A part of Paenibacillus sp. genomic DNA contains:
- the fucU gene encoding L-fucose mutarotase, giving the protein MLKHIPPIISPELMKIMMEMGHGDELVLADGNFPAASSARRLLRADGHGVPELLDAILAFYPLDTYVAHPVTLMAVVPGDSVGQPAIWDEYRSIVSKHGDDRGFEYAERFDFYERAKEAYAIVATSERALYANIILKKGVIPSQ; this is encoded by the coding sequence ATGTTGAAACACATCCCTCCGATCATTTCCCCTGAACTGATGAAGATCATGATGGAAATGGGTCACGGCGACGAACTCGTGCTGGCCGACGGCAATTTCCCCGCCGCGAGCAGCGCTCGACGTCTTCTTCGCGCCGACGGTCACGGCGTGCCCGAACTGCTGGACGCGATTCTCGCCTTTTACCCGCTCGACACCTACGTCGCACATCCCGTGACGCTGATGGCTGTCGTCCCGGGCGATTCCGTCGGGCAGCCGGCGATTTGGGACGAATACCGCTCCATCGTGAGCAAGCACGGCGACGACCGCGGGTTCGAATACGCGGAGCGGTTCGACTTTTACGAACGGGCGAAAGAGGCGTATGCGATCGTCGCGACGAGCGAACGCGCGCTGTACGCGAACATCATTTTGAAAAAAGGCGTCATCCCCTCGCAGTAA